The following proteins are encoded in a genomic region of Cygnus olor isolate bCygOlo1 chromosome 11, bCygOlo1.pri.v2, whole genome shotgun sequence:
- the LINGO1 gene encoding leucine-rich repeat and immunoglobulin-like domain-containing nogo receptor-interacting protein 1 isoform X2, protein MVAGEASMRSPILACWQPILLLMLGSILSGSATGCPPRCECSAQERAVLCHRKRFMVVPEGIPTETRLLDLGKNRIKTLNQDEFANYPHLEELELNENIISAIEPGAFNNLFNLRTLGLRSNRLKLIPLGVFTGLSNLTKLDISENKIVILLDYMFQDLYNLKSLEVGDNDLVYISHRAFSGLNSLEQLTLEKCNLTSIPTEALSHLHGLIVLRLRHLNINAIRDYSFKRLYRLKVLEISHWPYLDTMTSNCLYGLNLTSLSITHCNLTSIPYVSVRHLVYLRFLNLSYNPIVTIEGSMLHDLLRLQEIQLVGGQLTTVEPFAFRGLNYLRILNVSGNLLTTLEESAFHSVGNLETLILDNNPLACDCRLLWVFRRRWRLNFNKQQPTCSTPEFVQGKEFKDFPDVLLPNYFTCRRARIRDRKPQQIFVDEGHTVHFICRADGDPPPTIMWLSPRKHLISTKTNGRLTVFPDGTLEVRYAQIQDNGTYLCIASNAGGNDTMLAHLHVRSYSPDWPHQPNKTFAFISNQPNESDANSTRATVPFPFDIKTLIIATTMGFISFLGVVLFCLVLLFLWSRGKGNTKHNIEIEYVPRKSDAGISSADAPRKFNMKMI, encoded by the coding sequence ATGGTAGCTGGGGAGGCGAGTATGCGCAGCCCAATCCTGGCCTGCTGGCAGCCAATTCTCCTCCTGATGCTGGGATCCATCCTGTCTGGTTCTGCCACAGGCTGCCCGCCGCGCTGCGAGTGCTCTGCCCAGGAGCGTGCTGTCCTGTGCCACAGGAAGCGATTCATGGTCGTCCCCGAGGGGATCCCAACCGAGACCAGGCTGCTGGACTTGGGCAAGAACCGCATCAAGACCCTCAACCAGGATGAATTTGCCAACTACCCTcacctggaggagctggagctaAATGAGAACATTATCAGTGCCATTGAACCTGGGGCTTTCAACAACCTCTTCAACCTCAGGACGCTGGGGCTCAGGAGTAACAGACTCAAGCTGATCCCCTTGGGGGTATTTACTGGACTCAGCAACCTTACCAAGCTAGACATTAGTGAGAACAAAATTGTGATCCTCCTGGACTATATGTTCCAGGACTTGTACAACCTGAAGTCTTTGGAGGTGGGGGACAACGACCTTGTCTACATCTCCCACCGGGCCTTCAGTGGCCTCAACAGTCTGGAGCAGCTGACCCTGGAGAAATGCAACCTGACCTCCATCCCCACAGAGGCCCTGTCTCACCTGCACGGCTTGATTGTGCTGCGGCTGCGCCACCTGAACATCAACGCCATCCGGGATTACTCCTTCAAGAGGCTGTACCGGCTTAAGGTCCTCGAGATCTCCCACTGGCCCTACCTGGATACCATGACGTCCAACTGCCTCTATGGGTTGAACTTGACCTCCTTGTCCATCACCCACTGCAACCTGACGTCCATCCCGTACGTGTCGGTGAGGCACTTGGTTTACCTCCGTTTCCTGAACCTCTCCTACAACCCCATTGTCACCATCGAGGGCTCCATGCTCCACGACCTGCTGAGGCTCCAGGAGATCCAGCTGGTGGGAGGGCAGCTCACCACGGTCGAGCCCTTTGCCTTCCGCGGCCTCAACTACCTGCGCATCCTGAACGTGTCGGGGAACTTGCTGACCACCCTGGAGGAGTCGGCCTTCCACTCGGTGGGCAACCTGGAGACGCTCATCCTCGACAACAATCCTTTGGCCTGCGACTGTCGGCTGCTGTGGGTTTTCCGACGGCGATGGAGGCTGAACTTCAACAAGCAGCAGCCCACCTGCTCCACCCCCGAATTCGTCCAGGGCAAGGAGTTCAAAGACTTCCCTGACGTCCTCCTGCCCAACTACTTCACCTGCCGCCGAGCCAGGATACGAGACCGTAAACCTCAGCAGATCTTCGTGGACGAAGGCCACACGGTCCATTTCATCTGTCGGGCAGATGGGGACCCACCGCCCACCATCATGTGGCTCTCCCCCCGGAAGCACCTCATCTCTACCAAAACTAACGGGCGGCTCACTGTCTTCCCTGACGGCACGCTGGAGGTGCGCTATGCCCAGATCCAGGACAATGGCACCTACCTATGCATCGCCAGCAATGCGGGTGGCAACGACACCATGCTGGCCCACCTGCACGTGCGTAGCTACTCCCCAGACTGGCCCCACCAACCCAACAAGACCTTCGCGTTCATCTCCAACCAGCCCAACGAGAGTGATGCCAACAGCACACGTGCCACCGTGCCTTTCCCCTTTGACATCAAGACTCTCATCATCGCCACCACCATGggcttcatttctttcctgggCGTCGTGCTCTTCTGTCTGGTGCTCCTCTTCTTGTGGAGCCGGGGAAAAGGCAACACCAAGCACAACATTGAAATTGAGTACGTGCCACGCAAGTCCGACGCGGGCATCAGCTCTGCTGATGCACCGCGCAAGTTCaatatgaaaatgatttaa
- the LINGO1 gene encoding leucine-rich repeat and immunoglobulin-like domain-containing nogo receptor-interacting protein 1 isoform X1, which translates to MQVRDRMVAGEASMRSPILACWQPILLLMLGSILSGSATGCPPRCECSAQERAVLCHRKRFMVVPEGIPTETRLLDLGKNRIKTLNQDEFANYPHLEELELNENIISAIEPGAFNNLFNLRTLGLRSNRLKLIPLGVFTGLSNLTKLDISENKIVILLDYMFQDLYNLKSLEVGDNDLVYISHRAFSGLNSLEQLTLEKCNLTSIPTEALSHLHGLIVLRLRHLNINAIRDYSFKRLYRLKVLEISHWPYLDTMTSNCLYGLNLTSLSITHCNLTSIPYVSVRHLVYLRFLNLSYNPIVTIEGSMLHDLLRLQEIQLVGGQLTTVEPFAFRGLNYLRILNVSGNLLTTLEESAFHSVGNLETLILDNNPLACDCRLLWVFRRRWRLNFNKQQPTCSTPEFVQGKEFKDFPDVLLPNYFTCRRARIRDRKPQQIFVDEGHTVHFICRADGDPPPTIMWLSPRKHLISTKTNGRLTVFPDGTLEVRYAQIQDNGTYLCIASNAGGNDTMLAHLHVRSYSPDWPHQPNKTFAFISNQPNESDANSTRATVPFPFDIKTLIIATTMGFISFLGVVLFCLVLLFLWSRGKGNTKHNIEIEYVPRKSDAGISSADAPRKFNMKMI; encoded by the coding sequence GTGAGAGATAGGATGGTAGCTGGGGAGGCGAGTATGCGCAGCCCAATCCTGGCCTGCTGGCAGCCAATTCTCCTCCTGATGCTGGGATCCATCCTGTCTGGTTCTGCCACAGGCTGCCCGCCGCGCTGCGAGTGCTCTGCCCAGGAGCGTGCTGTCCTGTGCCACAGGAAGCGATTCATGGTCGTCCCCGAGGGGATCCCAACCGAGACCAGGCTGCTGGACTTGGGCAAGAACCGCATCAAGACCCTCAACCAGGATGAATTTGCCAACTACCCTcacctggaggagctggagctaAATGAGAACATTATCAGTGCCATTGAACCTGGGGCTTTCAACAACCTCTTCAACCTCAGGACGCTGGGGCTCAGGAGTAACAGACTCAAGCTGATCCCCTTGGGGGTATTTACTGGACTCAGCAACCTTACCAAGCTAGACATTAGTGAGAACAAAATTGTGATCCTCCTGGACTATATGTTCCAGGACTTGTACAACCTGAAGTCTTTGGAGGTGGGGGACAACGACCTTGTCTACATCTCCCACCGGGCCTTCAGTGGCCTCAACAGTCTGGAGCAGCTGACCCTGGAGAAATGCAACCTGACCTCCATCCCCACAGAGGCCCTGTCTCACCTGCACGGCTTGATTGTGCTGCGGCTGCGCCACCTGAACATCAACGCCATCCGGGATTACTCCTTCAAGAGGCTGTACCGGCTTAAGGTCCTCGAGATCTCCCACTGGCCCTACCTGGATACCATGACGTCCAACTGCCTCTATGGGTTGAACTTGACCTCCTTGTCCATCACCCACTGCAACCTGACGTCCATCCCGTACGTGTCGGTGAGGCACTTGGTTTACCTCCGTTTCCTGAACCTCTCCTACAACCCCATTGTCACCATCGAGGGCTCCATGCTCCACGACCTGCTGAGGCTCCAGGAGATCCAGCTGGTGGGAGGGCAGCTCACCACGGTCGAGCCCTTTGCCTTCCGCGGCCTCAACTACCTGCGCATCCTGAACGTGTCGGGGAACTTGCTGACCACCCTGGAGGAGTCGGCCTTCCACTCGGTGGGCAACCTGGAGACGCTCATCCTCGACAACAATCCTTTGGCCTGCGACTGTCGGCTGCTGTGGGTTTTCCGACGGCGATGGAGGCTGAACTTCAACAAGCAGCAGCCCACCTGCTCCACCCCCGAATTCGTCCAGGGCAAGGAGTTCAAAGACTTCCCTGACGTCCTCCTGCCCAACTACTTCACCTGCCGCCGAGCCAGGATACGAGACCGTAAACCTCAGCAGATCTTCGTGGACGAAGGCCACACGGTCCATTTCATCTGTCGGGCAGATGGGGACCCACCGCCCACCATCATGTGGCTCTCCCCCCGGAAGCACCTCATCTCTACCAAAACTAACGGGCGGCTCACTGTCTTCCCTGACGGCACGCTGGAGGTGCGCTATGCCCAGATCCAGGACAATGGCACCTACCTATGCATCGCCAGCAATGCGGGTGGCAACGACACCATGCTGGCCCACCTGCACGTGCGTAGCTACTCCCCAGACTGGCCCCACCAACCCAACAAGACCTTCGCGTTCATCTCCAACCAGCCCAACGAGAGTGATGCCAACAGCACACGTGCCACCGTGCCTTTCCCCTTTGACATCAAGACTCTCATCATCGCCACCACCATGggcttcatttctttcctgggCGTCGTGCTCTTCTGTCTGGTGCTCCTCTTCTTGTGGAGCCGGGGAAAAGGCAACACCAAGCACAACATTGAAATTGAGTACGTGCCACGCAAGTCCGACGCGGGCATCAGCTCTGCTGATGCACCGCGCAAGTTCaatatgaaaatgatttaa